Part of the Sulfurimonas sp. C5 genome, ATGATTTTACTCAAAGCTCTGTAATCATATCCTTTCTCTTTTTTAATCCAAAAATGGGGATGCTTTGCTTTACTTCGCTCTAGGAACTCTTTTCCTTCATCACTCCAATACTCATTATTATCATATCCCCCTGCAAGTACAAACTCTAAAAACTCACCGTTGCTTACAAGATATTTTGCCACTTGAAAAGATTTAATCTCCTCTTGGTATTCTCCATACTCGTTATCCCAACCATACAGATGATGATCATGAGACTTTCCTAGCCTTATAGTTTTACCCTCAATAGAGATCATCTCATTTTTTATATTCTCTCCACTGCTTTCGCAAATAATAAATTCATCCAACTCTTGAATAAACTCTATCGGCATTTGACGATGTAAAACCGAAGAGGTCTCTATATGGATCCGCTCATGTTCAATTCCCATTAAAATAATCCACATAGCAGAGTCTTGCGTAATCGGCAGAGTAAATTCAAGCGTATCTATAAGTGAGTTAATTAACTTGCGCACTTTTACTCTATATGCTCTGACTTCGTGAACTTTCGGCCAATCATAATTTTTTTCATTCAAATCATCCCAAGTCATCTCATCCACACCCACGGCAAAAAGAGATTCATACTCAGGGTTTATGCGTTCAGTGATAAGTTTCATCAAAATAAGTTTGTTTATAAAAAAAGTTGCCGTATGTCCAAAATAGAAGATCATTGGATGGCGTGTAGGTTCTGATTTTTTATAATATACTGTATCACTCTTCAACATATCAAACATCTTTTCAAACAGATCAAAACTGTTGTTAAAGTATCTCTTGATCTCTTGCCGTTTTTCCTCTATATTTGCACCATCTAATCTCGGTGGGAATACACTGAGTTTGCTCACTAAATCACCCTTCTCATTTTTCTGCTATAATGATTATATGAAATTAAATCAAAAGCCTTTATTAATTTTCACAGATAGGGAAGATGGTAACATTGCTTTTCATGTCGGCGACGACATCAACAGTGTATTATCAAATCATGAAATTTTGGCACTCAAGCATAATTATGATCTCTCTAGCCTTGTACATATGAAACAGATACACTCTAATATTGTCCATGAAGTTGAAGAGGGAGACAGCTTTGAAAACCCCCCAACATGTGATGCTCTCATCACAAATAAAAAGAATATCCCTTTAATGGTCATGGTAGCTGATTGTTCTCCTATTGTGTTTTATGATCGGAAAAAACATGCCATTGCCGTTGCACATTCCGGACGAGCCGGGGCATTCAAAAATATCTCAAAAAATGTTATCGAAAAATTTGCAATACTTTACAATAGTGATATTACAGATATTGAAGTAACTGTAGGTCCTGCAATAGGCCCTTGTTGTTATGAAGTTGGCTTAGAGATAGTAGAAGAGGCAGAAAAACTTGGACTTGAATATGCTATCCAGCAAAAAGAGAATAACTATTACCTTGATATTCCTGCTATTTTAAAAACACAATTTGATGAATTTGGAATTAAAAACTATACTATTTCAAATACATGTACATGCTGTAACACTCATAAATTTTTCTCTTATAGAGCAGAAGGAAATACAGGTAGATTTGGTGCAGTGGTAGAGTTATAGTAACTCTTGCACTTTTTTTGCCAGTTGTTCAGGAAGTAATCCTAAAGATTCTTCCACAAGTTTTGTGTTTCCATGAGTTATAAATTTATCTTCATATTCAAAACTGACAAGTTGAATCTCATCTATAAACTCTTTTGCCAAAAATTCTAAAAGCGCACTTCCAACTCCACCGGCTTTTGCACTGTCAGAGAACACAAACCATTTTTTATGCTTTTGTGCCAATGTCTTTAACATATCTTCATCTAATGGTTTTACAAAACGAAGGTCTAAAATAGCTACGTCTTTATCTAAGAGTTTTGCAGTCTGTACTGCACGTCCTACTCCATTTCCGTAACCTATGAAAAGGATATCTTCATTACTTGCTTGAAGTAACTGTGACTTTGCAAGCTCAAATGGTTGTGATTCAGGCATATCTTCACATTCAAAGAAAGCACCTCTAGGATAGCGAATACTACAAGGGTGTTGGTACTCATGTGCAAAACCTATTGCCTGATGAAAACTTTTTTCATCTCTT contains:
- the pgeF gene encoding peptidoglycan editing factor PgeF; its protein translation is MKLNQKPLLIFTDREDGNIAFHVGDDINSVLSNHEILALKHNYDLSSLVHMKQIHSNIVHEVEEGDSFENPPTCDALITNKKNIPLMVMVADCSPIVFYDRKKHAIAVAHSGRAGAFKNISKNVIEKFAILYNSDITDIEVTVGPAIGPCCYEVGLEIVEEAEKLGLEYAIQQKENNYYLDIPAILKTQFDEFGIKNYTISNTCTCCNTHKFFSYRAEGNTGRFGAVVEL